In the genome of Mucilaginibacter defluvii, one region contains:
- a CDS encoding nuclear transport factor 2 family protein: MRKFFTLCLLVISAGQAFSQQAENEAVKKTINTLFAAMKKGDSTLLRTVFHKDMVLQTVANKRDGSKVLMTEKPAEFLKAVGTPHTDVWDERITFGDIKIDDNLASVWTPYKFYVSDKFSHCGVNFFQLMKTADGWKVIYIVDTRRKDNCPE, encoded by the coding sequence ATGCGTAAATTTTTTACACTGTGTCTGCTTGTTATTTCGGCAGGCCAGGCTTTTAGTCAGCAGGCAGAAAACGAAGCGGTTAAGAAAACCATTAACACTTTATTCGCCGCTATGAAAAAAGGCGACAGCACGCTGTTGCGCACCGTTTTTCATAAAGATATGGTATTGCAAACGGTAGCCAATAAAAGGGATGGCAGCAAAGTGCTGATGACCGAAAAACCGGCTGAATTTTTAAAGGCCGTAGGTACACCGCATACGGATGTTTGGGACGAGCGCATCACATTTGGCGACATTAAGATTGACGATAACCTGGCCAGCGTATGGACACCGTATAAATTCTATGTGAGCGATAAATTCAGCCATTGCGGTGTTAACTTTTTCCAGTTGATGAAAACCGCTGATGGCTGGAAGGTGATCTATATTGTTGATACCCGCCGCAAGGATAACTGCCCGGAGTAG
- a CDS encoding NUDIX hydrolase, with protein sequence MNNLNWKVCESTYLHKGPWATLRSDKCEMPDGRVVEQYYVLEYPDWANAVAITEDNKVLLVTQYRHAANVVSLEIPGGVIDEGEEPIEGMRRELLEETGYRFDDIELVTTTYPNPATSNNRTFCYLARGGKKVQEQHLDEHEQLVVTEHTIAEVKQLLADGKITQALHCTALFYALMKLGELK encoded by the coding sequence ATGAACAATCTTAACTGGAAAGTTTGCGAATCAACCTATTTGCATAAAGGCCCCTGGGCTACCCTGCGCAGCGACAAATGTGAAATGCCTGATGGCCGCGTGGTTGAACAGTATTATGTGCTTGAATACCCCGATTGGGCGAATGCCGTAGCCATAACCGAAGATAATAAAGTACTTTTGGTGACACAATACCGTCATGCAGCCAACGTAGTATCGCTGGAAATACCGGGCGGCGTTATTGACGAGGGCGAGGAGCCGATCGAAGGTATGCGCCGCGAATTGCTGGAAGAAACCGGCTACCGGTTTGATGATATTGAGCTGGTAACCACCACCTACCCTAACCCGGCCACATCAAATAATCGAACGTTTTGTTACCTGGCACGTGGCGGTAAAAAAGTGCAGGAGCAACATCTGGACGAGCATGAACAACTCGTGGTTACCGAGCATACCATAGCAGAAGTTAAACAACTATTGGCCGATGGTAAAATAACACAGGCGCTGCACTGTACAGCCCTGTTTTACGCCTTAATGAAACTCGGAGAGTTGAAGTAA
- a CDS encoding TPM domain-containing protein: MFKRYILLFCLSLAAMAGFGQEIPPKSTTLVTDYTNTLSAGDKQRLEDKLVAFDDSTSTQIAIVIMRSVGEYDIGEYAIKLGRAWGIGRQGKNNGVLILVAKEDRKLTIQTGYGVEGALPDAVTRQIRENDINPRFREGDFYGGLNAGVDQIIKYTKGEYKAEAKPKKRDKGGSGAGVLIGIIVTVIIVIIISRRGGGGGGRIIDRRGGADPFWWFLAGNMLGNSGRGGGGWGGFSGGGGGSGGGGFGGFGGGSFGGGGSSGSW, encoded by the coding sequence ATGTTTAAAAGATATATATTACTTTTTTGCTTAAGCCTGGCCGCAATGGCCGGTTTCGGACAGGAAATACCACCCAAGTCGACAACATTAGTTACCGATTATACCAATACGTTGAGCGCCGGTGATAAGCAACGGCTTGAGGATAAACTGGTAGCCTTTGATGATTCCACCTCTACACAGATCGCCATCGTTATCATGCGTTCAGTTGGCGAATATGACATCGGGGAATACGCCATAAAGCTTGGCAGGGCCTGGGGCATTGGCCGCCAGGGCAAAAACAACGGTGTATTAATATTGGTTGCCAAAGAAGACCGTAAGCTTACCATACAAACCGGTTACGGTGTTGAGGGCGCTTTGCCCGATGCCGTTACGCGCCAAATACGCGAGAACGATATTAACCCGCGCTTTCGCGAAGGCGATTTTTATGGCGGTTTAAATGCCGGTGTCGACCAGATCATCAAGTACACCAAGGGCGAATACAAAGCCGAAGCAAAGCCTAAAAAGAGAGATAAAGGTGGTTCGGGAGCCGGTGTTTTGATTGGCATAATCGTAACCGTTATCATCGTAATAATCATCAGCAGGCGTGGCGGCGGCGGCGGTGGACGTATTATCGATCGTCGAGGCGGAGCCGATCCGTTTTGGTGGTTCCTGGCTGGCAATATGTTGGGTAACAGTGGTCGTGGCGGCGGTGGCTGGGGTGGTTTTTCAGGTGGCGGAGGTGGCTCCGGCGGCGGCGGTTTCGGTGGCTTTGGCGGCGGTAGTTTTGGCGGTGGCGGCAGCAGCGGCAGCTGGTAA
- a CDS encoding TPM domain-containing protein yields the protein MNLFNDEEQQRIQKAIEEAERSTSGEIRICIEKKCSEDVLDRAAKYFYQLNMDKTKLRNGVLIYLATVDRKFAIIGDAGINRVVPADFWDSTKEKMLAEFKYGNLAEGIITGISMAGQQLKKFFPFTDGDNNELPDDIVQMNGD from the coding sequence ATGAATTTATTTAACGACGAGGAACAGCAGCGCATACAAAAAGCTATTGAGGAAGCCGAGCGGTCAACCTCTGGCGAGATACGCATCTGTATCGAAAAAAAATGCAGCGAAGATGTGCTGGATCGTGCCGCCAAATACTTTTACCAGCTTAACATGGATAAAACCAAGCTGCGTAACGGTGTGCTTATTTACCTGGCCACGGTTGACCGTAAGTTTGCCATTATTGGTGATGCGGGTATAAACCGGGTTGTTCCGGCTGATTTTTGGGATTCGACCAAAGAAAAAATGCTGGCCGAATTTAAATACGGTAACCTTGCCGAGGGTATAATTACCGGCATCAGCATGGCGGGGCAGCAGCTAAAAAAATTCTTTCCGTTTACGGATGGCGACAATAACGAACTGCCTGATGATATTGTTCAAATGAACGGCGATTAA
- a CDS encoding LemA family protein — MKKLFSAILILVAAMSLSSCSYNSMVKLDENVKSKWGAVQSQYQRRADLIPNLVNTVKGAANFEKGTLTAVTEARAKATSVQVDPTKLTPESIKSYQAAQGELSAALGRLLSVTENYPDLKANENFRDLSAQLEGTENRINVARLDFNQAVQDYNSKIRAFPANLTAKMFGFSEKGYFTAEAGAEKAPKVEF; from the coding sequence ATGAAAAAGCTATTTTCTGCCATACTTATTTTAGTAGCGGCCATGTCGTTAAGCTCATGCAGCTATAACAGCATGGTTAAACTGGATGAAAACGTTAAAAGCAAATGGGGTGCGGTACAAAGCCAGTATCAGCGCCGTGCCGATTTGATACCTAACCTGGTAAATACCGTTAAAGGCGCTGCCAACTTTGAAAAAGGTACGCTTACCGCTGTTACCGAAGCACGCGCCAAAGCAACATCTGTACAGGTAGACCCTACTAAACTCACCCCCGAATCGATAAAATCATACCAAGCCGCGCAAGGCGAGTTGAGCGCCGCGTTAGGCCGTTTACTTTCGGTAACTGAAAACTACCCGGACCTGAAGGCGAATGAAAACTTCAGAGATCTGTCGGCTCAGTTAGAAGGTACCGAGAACCGTATCAATGTTGCCCGGTTAGACTTTAACCAGGCTGTACAGGATTACAACAGTAAAATCAGGGCTTTTCCGGCTAACCTGACAGCCAAAATGTTTGGCTTTAGCGAAAAAGGCTACTTTACTGCCGAAGCCGGTGCCGAAAAAGCGCCAAAGGTTGAATTTTAA
- a CDS encoding GH92 family glycosyl hydrolase, protein MKKRFTILLMSLSLGAFAQKKDASLVQYVKPIIGTQRMGHTYPGATVPFGMVQLSPETDTVSYELNGKYNPDVYKYCAGYQYDDKTIVGFSHTHFSGTGHSDLGDFLIMPTVGQLKLNPGTADKPGSGYRSAFSHQNETAEANYYKVKLDASNITAEMTTSTRVGFHQYTFPKSDQSHIILDLMAGIYNYPDKPVWTYVKVINDSLIVGYRQTNGWARTRTLYFAMAFSKPFKQHGFKKYDARQVYGGFWGKFNQSKNFPEIAGKQIRAYFDFDTQEGEKIKIKFALSPVSMDGALNNMKAEVPGWDFDKVKKDGQKQWEDELHRITIDGDLTTKQNFYTSMYHTMINPTIYMDADGQYKGLDQNVHKAEGFTNYTTFSLWDTYRALHPLFNIIHPERNADMVKSMLAHFDQSPERMLPVWSNSANENWCMSGYHSVSVIADAVVKGNAPFDANKALDACVATARKRSYEGIGEYIDHGYIPNERSGISVSSTVEYAYDDWAIAQMAKKLGRNDIYEEFIKRSQNYKNVYDASIGFMRPKNLDGTFRKEFDPLSTHNAGFIEGNSWNYSLFAPQDPEGLIKLMGGETRFVRYLDSLFTMHLPDKYFAETEDITRDGIIGNYVHGNEPSHHVAYLYNWTSKPWKTQERVRMILPLMYKPTPDGLGGNDDTGQMSAWYIFTTLGFYPVAPGSDQFSIGSPAVNGAEVKVGKGKTFKITVKNQGPKNVYVQKIELNGKPYNSLSLSNADIMNGGNITFYMSSKHK, encoded by the coding sequence ATGAAAAAACGATTTACCATATTGCTGATGTCGCTATCCCTCGGCGCATTCGCACAAAAAAAAGATGCTTCTTTGGTGCAATACGTTAAGCCCATTATCGGCACCCAACGTATGGGCCATACCTACCCGGGAGCTACCGTGCCGTTTGGCATGGTGCAGCTAAGCCCCGAAACAGATACAGTAAGCTACGAACTGAACGGGAAATATAACCCCGACGTTTATAAATATTGCGCCGGTTACCAGTATGATGATAAAACCATTGTAGGCTTTAGCCATACCCATTTTAGCGGTACCGGCCACTCAGACCTTGGCGACTTTTTAATTATGCCTACAGTTGGCCAGTTAAAATTGAATCCGGGCACGGCTGATAAACCGGGCAGCGGTTATCGCTCAGCATTCTCGCATCAAAATGAAACCGCCGAGGCCAACTACTATAAGGTTAAGCTGGATGCCAGCAATATTACCGCCGAGATGACCACCAGTACACGTGTGGGCTTTCATCAGTACACTTTTCCTAAGTCTGATCAATCGCACATTATACTTGATTTGATGGCAGGCATATACAATTATCCTGATAAGCCGGTATGGACGTACGTTAAGGTGATTAACGATAGCCTGATAGTAGGTTACCGCCAAACCAATGGCTGGGCGCGTACCCGTACGCTGTACTTTGCCATGGCTTTTTCAAAACCGTTTAAACAACATGGCTTTAAAAAGTACGATGCACGCCAGGTATACGGCGGTTTTTGGGGCAAGTTCAATCAAAGCAAAAACTTCCCGGAGATAGCGGGCAAACAAATACGTGCTTATTTCGACTTTGATACCCAGGAGGGCGAAAAGATCAAGATCAAATTCGCATTATCACCGGTGAGCATGGACGGCGCTTTAAACAACATGAAAGCCGAAGTACCGGGCTGGGATTTTGATAAAGTGAAAAAGGATGGCCAGAAACAATGGGAAGATGAGTTGCACCGCATTACCATTGATGGCGACCTGACCACCAAGCAAAACTTTTATACCTCGATGTACCACACCATGATCAACCCGACCATTTATATGGATGCAGATGGCCAGTATAAAGGTTTAGATCAGAATGTGCACAAGGCCGAGGGCTTTACAAATTATACCACCTTCTCGTTGTGGGATACCTACCGGGCACTGCACCCGCTGTTCAATATTATTCACCCGGAACGTAATGCCGATATGGTAAAATCAATGCTGGCCCATTTTGATCAAAGCCCGGAGCGCATGTTGCCGGTATGGTCAAACTCTGCAAACGAGAACTGGTGTATGAGTGGCTACCATTCCGTATCAGTAATTGCTGATGCCGTTGTAAAAGGTAACGCGCCGTTTGATGCTAACAAGGCGCTTGATGCCTGCGTGGCCACCGCCCGCAAACGGAGCTATGAGGGTATTGGCGAGTATATCGATCATGGTTACATCCCTAACGAGCGTTCGGGTATATCGGTTTCATCAACCGTGGAATACGCTTATGATGACTGGGCGATAGCGCAGATGGCGAAAAAGTTAGGCCGTAATGATATTTACGAGGAGTTCATCAAACGCTCGCAAAACTATAAGAATGTGTATGATGCCAGCATTGGTTTTATGCGCCCGAAAAACCTGGACGGAACTTTCCGCAAAGAGTTTGACCCGCTAAGTACGCATAACGCCGGTTTTATTGAGGGTAACTCTTGGAACTACAGCTTATTTGCTCCGCAGGACCCGGAAGGTTTGATAAAACTGATGGGCGGCGAAACCCGTTTTGTGCGCTACCTTGATTCATTATTTACCATGCACCTGCCTGATAAATACTTTGCCGAAACAGAGGATATTACCCGCGACGGTATTATCGGTAATTATGTGCACGGTAACGAGCCATCGCACCACGTAGCTTACCTGTATAACTGGACAAGCAAGCCATGGAAAACCCAGGAACGCGTACGCATGATATTGCCGCTGATGTATAAACCAACGCCTGATGGTTTGGGCGGCAATGATGATACCGGCCAGATGAGCGCCTGGTACATATTTACTACTTTAGGTTTTTACCCGGTTGCGCCGGGTAGCGATCAGTTCTCTATCGGTAGCCCGGCAGTAAATGGCGCTGAAGTGAAAGTGGGAAAAGGCAAAACTTTTAAGATAACAGTAAAAAATCAGGGGCCTAAAAATGTTTATGTGCAAAAAATAGAGCTGAACGGCAAGCCTTACAATAGCCTTTCGCTCTCAAATGCTGATATTATGAATGGTGGAAACATCACCTTTTACATGAGCAGCAAACACAAATAG
- a CDS encoding RNA polymerase sigma factor produces the protein MKTAENRLTQIWDGCLNNNRREQELLYKLMAPKMLSVCMRYAQDKDEAQDILQEGFIKLFKNMHNFRGEGSLEGWIRRIMVHAAISRYRKLKSIVLVDDFSATDAYKTGSSYNSNRLETAELMNMIQELPATYRSVFNMYAIEGYSHQEISNTLGVSELLSRTTLHRARTILKNRINLLTKAEQHCLAS, from the coding sequence ATGAAAACCGCCGAAAATCGCTTAACCCAGATATGGGATGGATGCCTGAACAACAACCGCCGCGAGCAAGAACTATTATATAAATTAATGGCCCCTAAAATGCTGAGTGTATGTATGCGCTACGCGCAGGATAAAGATGAGGCCCAGGATATTTTACAGGAAGGCTTTATAAAGCTGTTTAAAAATATGCACAACTTTAGGGGCGAGGGCAGCCTGGAAGGCTGGATCCGCCGCATTATGGTACATGCCGCTATATCGCGCTACCGTAAACTGAAGTCTATTGTTTTGGTGGATGATTTTAGCGCTACCGACGCTTACAAAACCGGCAGCAGCTACAACAGCAACCGCCTTGAAACTGCTGAGCTGATGAACATGATACAGGAGCTGCCGGCAACCTATCGCTCCGTTTTTAACATGTACGCAATTGAAGGTTACTCGCATCAGGAGATAAGCAATACCCTTGGCGTAAGCGAACTACTATCACGCACTACACTGCATCGAGCCCGTACTATATTGAAAAACAGGATTAACCTGCTTACAAAAGCAGAACAGCATTGCCTTGCAAGCTAA
- a CDS encoding NAD(P)/FAD-dependent oxidoreductase, with protein MVKEVEIVCPPGQHEDETVIKELASASLKIPVKKINGVKIVKRSIDARGRRVVYRMQVQVFVDEPYQADHYTIKYPDVSNAKPVIIVGAGPAGLFAALQCIESGLKPIIIERGKDVKQRRRDLANINKQGLVNTESNYCFGEGGAGTYSDGKLYTRSTKRGNVNQVLKAFVAHGADEDILVDARPHIGTNKLPQIITAMRETILNAGGEVHFNKKVTSLLVSFGKINGVELESGEKIEAKAVILATGHSARDIFEMLHRQNILIEAKPFALGVRIEHPQEIIDRAQYHCDSRGPYLPPSYYSLVEQVDSRGVFSFCMCPGGIIAPCSTDVDEIVVNGWSPSKRNNPYANSGTVVQINLQDVQGSDADPFKMLRFQQQVEQAAFRAGGGKLVAPAQRMVDFFEGRLSADLPQNSYLPGTKSVQLNEVLPGWISERLRKAMPVFGKKMKGYYTNEAILVGVESRTSSPVKIPRDKETLQHPQIAGLYPCGEGAGYAGGIISAAIDGINCALAAAKTL; from the coding sequence ATGGTGAAAGAAGTTGAAATTGTATGCCCTCCCGGGCAGCATGAGGATGAAACAGTTATAAAAGAGCTGGCATCCGCATCCCTAAAAATTCCTGTTAAAAAAATAAACGGCGTAAAAATAGTTAAGCGTTCTATTGATGCACGCGGCCGGCGTGTGGTTTACCGTATGCAGGTGCAGGTGTTTGTTGATGAGCCTTACCAGGCCGATCATTATACCATTAAATACCCTGATGTAAGTAACGCCAAGCCGGTTATCATTGTAGGTGCTGGCCCGGCGGGATTGTTCGCCGCCTTGCAATGTATAGAATCGGGACTAAAGCCGATCATCATCGAGCGCGGTAAGGATGTAAAGCAGCGCCGCCGCGATCTGGCCAACATCAACAAACAGGGTTTAGTTAACACCGAATCAAACTATTGTTTTGGCGAGGGCGGGGCAGGCACCTATTCCGATGGTAAGCTGTACACCCGCAGTACCAAGCGGGGTAATGTTAACCAGGTACTTAAAGCCTTTGTGGCACACGGGGCCGATGAAGATATTTTGGTAGATGCGCGTCCGCACATCGGTACCAACAAGCTGCCGCAGATCATCACCGCCATGCGCGAAACCATTTTGAACGCCGGCGGCGAGGTGCATTTTAATAAAAAGGTAACCTCGTTATTGGTATCCTTTGGTAAAATAAACGGTGTTGAGTTGGAAAGCGGGGAGAAGATAGAAGCTAAGGCGGTGATACTGGCCACAGGCCACTCGGCACGAGATATTTTTGAGATGCTGCACCGGCAGAACATACTGATTGAGGCCAAGCCTTTTGCGCTGGGCGTACGCATTGAGCATCCGCAGGAAATAATTGACCGGGCGCAATACCACTGCGATAGTCGCGGGCCGTACCTGCCGCCATCATACTACAGTTTGGTTGAGCAGGTGGATAGCCGGGGAGTGTTTTCGTTTTGCATGTGTCCGGGCGGCATTATTGCACCATGCTCAACCGATGTGGACGAGATTGTGGTTAACGGCTGGAGCCCGTCAAAGCGTAATAACCCTTATGCCAACTCGGGCACGGTAGTACAAATAAATCTGCAGGATGTGCAGGGCAGCGATGCCGATCCTTTTAAAATGCTGCGATTTCAGCAGCAGGTGGAGCAGGCGGCATTTCGTGCTGGTGGCGGTAAACTGGTAGCCCCGGCACAGCGCATGGTCGATTTTTTTGAAGGACGCTTATCTGCCGATCTGCCGCAAAACTCCTACCTGCCCGGTACCAAGAGCGTACAGCTGAATGAAGTTTTACCCGGATGGATAAGCGAGCGGCTGCGAAAAGCCATGCCTGTGTTCGGTAAAAAGATGAAGGGCTATTATACTAATGAGGCTATTTTGGTGGGTGTTGAATCGCGCACCTCGTCGCCTGTTAAAATACCGCGGGATAAGGAAACCTTGCAGCACCCGCAGATAGCCGGATTATACCCTTGCGGCGAAGGTGCCGGTTACGCGGGCGGCATTATTTCTGCTGCTATTGATGGCATCAACTGCGCATTGGCGGCAGCGAAAACATTGTAA
- a CDS encoding DinB family protein: MIISEKLSQELEKILSGDAWYGPAVHETIDKISFEIAYERPGNGAHSIAEIVLHMLGWTIEVSERLNDKTATLPAGGDWPDAGTPDEERWKTMVNDLKLANVNLIGLIEKFPESKWGELTNDDRNEPGLGAGVNYEQLINGLIQHHVYHAGQIGILNRMLGGVV; encoded by the coding sequence ATGATCATATCCGAAAAACTTTCGCAGGAACTGGAGAAAATATTGTCGGGCGATGCTTGGTACGGCCCGGCGGTTCACGAAACAATTGACAAGATCAGTTTTGAGATCGCTTATGAGCGGCCTGGAAATGGGGCGCACAGCATAGCTGAAATTGTATTGCACATGCTTGGCTGGACCATAGAGGTTTCTGAACGGTTGAACGACAAAACAGCAACCCTACCCGCCGGTGGCGACTGGCCAGATGCCGGTACGCCCGATGAAGAACGTTGGAAAACGATGGTGAACGATCTGAAACTGGCCAACGTAAACCTCATCGGCCTTATCGAAAAATTTCCGGAATCAAAATGGGGTGAGCTTACTAATGATGACCGTAATGAGCCGGGCTTAGGCGCCGGCGTAAATTATGAGCAATTAATAAACGGCTTAATACAGCATCATGTCTATCACGCAGGGCAGATAGGTATTTTAAACCGGATGCTGGGCGGCGTTGTTTAA
- a CDS encoding RNA polymerase sigma factor, which produces MNTLATTIMPHEKQNSIIQTMASYGSKLFGFIRKRVKNEADAEDILQDVWYQLSAVVNAEPIEQTGAWLFRVARNKIIDKHKKKSESLLDDLAPGNDDDADDMGYFKDLLLTETKTPESEYIRGLFWDELFIALNELPEEQRQVFTWHELDGIPFAEIVEMTGEKEQTLVSRKRYAVLHLRKRLQQLYKEITQY; this is translated from the coding sequence ATGAATACGCTCGCTACAACCATAATGCCCCACGAAAAACAGAACAGCATCATACAAACCATGGCGTCGTATGGCAGCAAGCTGTTTGGCTTTATTCGTAAGCGGGTAAAAAACGAGGCGGATGCTGAAGACATACTGCAGGATGTTTGGTATCAGCTTAGCGCAGTAGTTAATGCCGAACCCATTGAACAAACCGGGGCATGGCTTTTCAGGGTGGCCCGCAACAAGATCATCGATAAGCATAAAAAGAAATCAGAGAGCCTGCTTGATGATTTGGCCCCCGGTAATGACGACGATGCCGACGACATGGGTTATTTTAAGGACTTGCTGCTAACCGAGACTAAAACGCCGGAGAGCGAATACATACGCGGCCTTTTTTGGGATGAGCTTTTTATAGCGCTTAATGAACTGCCCGAAGAACAGCGGCAGGTATTTACCTGGCATGAACTGGACGGAATACCCTTTGCAGAAATAGTTGAAATGACCGGCGAAAAAGAACAAACGCTGGTATCGCGTAAGCGGTATGCCGTACTGCACCTGCGCAAACGCCTGCAACAATTATATAAAGAGATTACACAATATTAA
- a CDS encoding CoA-binding protein, protein MANKKTLILGATPDPGRYAYLAANRLVSHGHSIVNVGSKRGEVAGVAIEKPEQIHHDIDTITLYVGTNNLPPLYDYILETHPQRIIFNPGTENGELRRKAEAQGIETIYACTLVMLSTGQY, encoded by the coding sequence ATGGCAAATAAGAAGACATTGATATTAGGCGCTACCCCCGATCCGGGGCGATACGCTTACCTGGCTGCGAACCGGTTAGTAAGCCACGGGCACAGCATTGTAAATGTGGGATCAAAGCGTGGCGAGGTTGCCGGTGTAGCTATTGAAAAGCCGGAGCAGATTCACCATGATATTGATACCATTACCTTATATGTAGGTACTAATAACCTGCCGCCGTTATATGATTATATATTGGAGACCCATCCGCAGCGCATAATATTTAATCCGGGTACCGAGAATGGCGAGTTGCGTCGCAAAGCTGAAGCGCAGGGTATTGAAACCATATACGCCTGTACGCTGGTGATGTTATCTACAGGACAGTATTAA
- a CDS encoding CinA family protein, producing MAETKITECGKLLAEKGLTIAFAESATAGWLCSEFALAPDSGKILKGGVVCYDAAIKEYLLKVPKDLIKKYTPESAEVTSEIAEKLKALIKADIHIGVTGLTTAGGSETQDKPVGTIFVHMIIQDKHIPYRREFKGTAEDIIHQTVRCVAELLMDEVNKLD from the coding sequence ATGGCTGAAACAAAAATTACCGAATGCGGAAAGCTGCTTGCCGAGAAAGGATTGACCATCGCTTTTGCCGAAAGTGCAACTGCCGGGTGGCTATGTTCAGAGTTTGCCCTCGCGCCGGATTCAGGCAAAATACTTAAAGGTGGTGTTGTTTGTTATGATGCTGCTATAAAAGAGTACCTGTTAAAGGTGCCGAAGGACCTTATTAAAAAATATACGCCCGAGTCGGCTGAGGTGACCAGTGAAATTGCAGAGAAGCTGAAAGCGCTTATTAAAGCCGATATTCATATAGGCGTTACCGGCCTTACCACAGCGGGGGGCAGCGAGACTCAGGACAAACCTGTAGGGACGATATTTGTACATATGATCATACAGGATAAACACATCCCTTATCGCAGGGAATTTAAAGGCACCGCCGAAGATATTATTCATCAGACGGTTAGATGTGTAGCTGAATTGCTGATGGATGAAGTAAATAAATTGGATTAA
- a CDS encoding DUF6766 family protein, whose protein sequence is MKKRSFFYRNSLSIVFVSLFLFTLIAQAFTGWKENNKEIMEDGGQPETFTEYLQSGHFISATFENFQSEFLQMALYVLLTVGLRQRGSAESKKIDEPEEVDREPVPGPDAPGPVNKGGFILRLYSHSLSIAFFTLFFISWGLHLYGSWQDNNEQQILKGLPTESLGQFVTEPLFWFETFQNWQSEFLSVASIVILTIFLRQKGSPESKPVDAPHMETGK, encoded by the coding sequence ATGAAAAAGCGCAGCTTTTTTTATCGTAATAGCCTGAGCATAGTTTTTGTTTCGCTATTTTTATTTACACTGATAGCACAAGCCTTTACCGGCTGGAAAGAAAATAATAAAGAAATAATGGAAGATGGCGGGCAGCCGGAAACCTTTACGGAATACCTGCAATCAGGCCATTTCATATCCGCCACCTTTGAAAACTTTCAGAGTGAATTTTTACAGATGGCACTTTATGTATTGCTCACCGTAGGCCTTCGCCAACGTGGATCAGCGGAATCAAAAAAGATTGATGAGCCGGAAGAGGTTGACCGCGAGCCGGTGCCGGGGCCCGACGCGCCCGGACCCGTTAATAAGGGTGGTTTTATACTCAGACTGTATAGCCATTCTTTATCCATAGCCTTTTTTACGTTGTTTTTTATAAGCTGGGGGTTGCATTTGTATGGTAGCTGGCAGGATAATAATGAACAGCAGATATTAAAAGGTTTACCAACTGAAAGTTTAGGCCAGTTTGTTACCGAGCCGCTTTTTTGGTTTGAAACTTTTCAAAACTGGCAGAGCGAGTTTTTATCGGTGGCATCAATAGTTATACTCACCATTTTTTTACGACAAAAGGGCTCGCCGGAATCAAAACCGGTGGATGCCCCCCACATGGAAACGGGCAAATAA